The Candidatus Sulfotelmatobacter sp. genome includes a window with the following:
- the argF gene encoding ornithine carbamoyltransferase, producing the protein MKDAPLHLVDLLGLERDWVEHLFVEADRLRGVRGRRTAPRPLAGKTAALVFHKPSLRTRVSFTVGMHELGGDAIDLGAAEVSENGRESVADVSRVLSGMCDLIVARTFEHRLVRGLAEHASVPVINALTDFSHPCQILADLYTLKRVGRALDRLTIAWIGDGNNVLHSWLEAATIFDFTLHIAVPDGFEPDAGLFLAAERRGRVRRFREPREAAIGADVIYTDTWTSMGQEAESEWRRVAFAGYQVNEGLMRQARPDALFMHCLPAHRGEEVTPDVIDGPQSIVIEQAENRLHLQKALMAELVTRNAALHPRSEPAQANGAAARNGVARRVEGILLEH; encoded by the coding sequence ATGAAAGACGCGCCCCTGCACCTGGTGGACCTGCTCGGACTCGAGCGGGACTGGGTCGAGCACCTGTTCGTCGAGGCCGATCGCCTGCGTGGCGTGCGTGGCAGGCGCACCGCACCGCGCCCGCTGGCCGGCAAGACCGCGGCGCTGGTCTTTCACAAGCCCTCGCTGCGCACGCGGGTGTCGTTCACGGTCGGCATGCACGAACTGGGCGGCGACGCCATCGATCTCGGCGCCGCCGAGGTCTCTGAGAATGGGCGCGAGAGCGTCGCCGACGTGTCGCGCGTGCTGTCCGGGATGTGCGATCTGATCGTGGCGCGCACCTTCGAACACCGGCTGGTACGCGGGCTCGCCGAGCACGCCTCGGTGCCGGTGATCAACGCGCTCACCGATTTTTCGCACCCCTGCCAGATCCTGGCCGACCTCTACACCCTGAAGCGCGTGGGGCGAGCGCTCGATCGTCTGACCATCGCGTGGATCGGCGACGGCAACAACGTGCTGCATTCGTGGCTCGAGGCCGCAACCATCTTCGACTTCACGCTCCACATCGCGGTGCCGGATGGATTCGAGCCCGACGCCGGCCTGTTCCTCGCGGCCGAGCGGCGCGGCCGCGTCCGGCGGTTCCGCGAGCCGCGCGAGGCCGCAATCGGCGCCGACGTCATCTACACCGACACCTGGACCAGCATGGGCCAGGAAGCCGAGAGCGAGTGGCGGCGCGTGGCGTTCGCCGGCTATCAGGTGAACGAGGGGCTGATGCGCCAGGCCAGGCCCGACGCGCTGTTCATGCACTGCCTGCCCGCGCATCGCGGTGAGGAAGTGACGCCCGACGTGATCGACGGCCCGCAGTCCATCGTGATCGAGCAGGCCGAGAATCGCCTGCACCTCCAGAAGGCGCTGATGGCCGAGCTGGTGACGCGCAACGCGGCACTCCATCCGCGCAGCGAGCCGGCGCAGGCGAACGGCGCGGCCGCGCGGAATGGCGTGGCGCGGCGGGTGGAGGGCATTCTGCTGGAGCACTAG
- the argH gene encoding argininosuccinate lyase — MANPVWGGRIAEGLDPRAKQLNDSLPFDSRLWTEELQLSRAYAHALRESGVLSAEELQSLLTACDALEHELSSGAIRLEGEDVHSAVEAQLVARCGDPARRLHTGRSRNDQVATLLRMRVMALCAQAIEHVRELERAIVRQAKAAGDQAVAAYTHLQPAQPVLMAHWWMAHVEALARDEERFMSAAEAADRMPLGASAIAGTPLEYDRAGLATRLGFSRVAANSLDAVGDRDFALEYLQAAAQLGIHLSRLAEDLVLWCSPGFGWFTAPPGFSTGSSLMPQKRNPDLFELMRAKCGRLIGNAERLAVILKGLPSGYQKDLQEDKEAVFDTGDTLTALLDALPGAITALRARPERMSATLTPDLLAVELADALVEQGVPFRDAHAAVSKLWAAAEQANATPSALPLPDRLALSPHFTDAQLAALSVETALARRNREPGTGPLAVAKQIARAEGRLGIGPGVDEEDGGDSRLRPGVAGSGEAPSPGTRGSGFQPPPSSSSAGSAILATPASGRPGEGPPLPPAPANATHAESESLAPGLLMRRARPDDVPGIAGVMADYVMQGVLLPRPVSELYQCVREFHVVMREPSNGGAPEVVACAALRLLWGDLGEVRSLAVRPDHHGAGLGAALVRRVLNDARELNLPRVIALTREVEFFERCGFTVHSRENLPRKVWTDCVRCPRRHACDEVAVVCDLVPGATEAAERAGRSWTLPIPPPATDPSSPSELPIVS, encoded by the coding sequence ATGGCTAACCCCGTCTGGGGCGGACGGATCGCCGAAGGCCTCGATCCGCGGGCGAAGCAGCTCAACGACTCGCTGCCGTTCGACTCGCGGCTGTGGACCGAGGAGCTCCAGCTCTCGCGCGCCTACGCGCACGCGCTGCGCGAGAGCGGGGTGTTGAGCGCCGAGGAGCTGCAGTCGCTGCTCACCGCCTGCGACGCGCTCGAGCACGAGCTCTCGAGCGGCGCGATCCGGCTCGAGGGCGAAGACGTGCACTCGGCGGTCGAAGCCCAGCTCGTCGCGCGCTGCGGTGATCCGGCGCGCCGGCTCCATACCGGGCGCAGCCGCAACGATCAGGTGGCGACGCTGCTTCGCATGCGGGTGATGGCGCTGTGCGCTCAGGCGATCGAGCACGTGAGGGAGCTCGAGCGCGCGATCGTGCGTCAGGCGAAGGCCGCCGGAGATCAGGCGGTCGCGGCCTACACGCATCTGCAGCCGGCGCAGCCGGTGTTGATGGCGCACTGGTGGATGGCGCACGTCGAGGCCCTGGCGCGCGACGAAGAGCGCTTCATGTCGGCGGCCGAGGCGGCCGATCGCATGCCGCTCGGCGCCTCGGCGATCGCGGGGACGCCGCTCGAATACGACCGCGCGGGGCTGGCGACGCGCCTCGGCTTCAGCCGCGTCGCCGCCAACAGCCTGGACGCGGTGGGCGATCGCGACTTCGCGCTCGAATACCTGCAGGCCGCCGCCCAGCTCGGCATCCATCTCTCACGGCTCGCCGAGGATCTGGTGCTGTGGTGCTCGCCGGGCTTCGGCTGGTTCACGGCGCCGCCGGGATTCTCGACCGGCTCGAGCCTGATGCCGCAGAAGCGCAATCCCGATCTGTTCGAGCTGATGCGCGCCAAGTGCGGCCGCCTGATCGGCAACGCCGAGCGCCTGGCGGTGATCCTCAAGGGCCTGCCCTCCGGCTATCAGAAGGATCTGCAGGAGGACAAGGAAGCGGTGTTCGACACCGGCGACACACTGACCGCGCTTCTCGACGCGCTGCCCGGCGCGATCACGGCGCTGCGCGCGCGCCCCGAGCGCATGAGCGCGACGCTCACGCCCGATCTGCTCGCGGTCGAGCTGGCCGACGCGCTGGTCGAGCAGGGCGTTCCGTTCCGCGACGCGCACGCGGCGGTCAGCAAACTGTGGGCCGCGGCCGAGCAGGCCAACGCCACGCCGAGCGCGCTGCCGCTCCCGGATCGCCTCGCGCTCTCGCCGCACTTCACCGACGCGCAGCTCGCGGCGCTGTCGGTCGAGACCGCGCTCGCGCGCCGCAATCGCGAGCCCGGCACGGGCCCGCTCGCGGTGGCGAAGCAGATCGCGCGCGCGGAGGGCCGGCTGGGCATCGGTCCGGGAGTCGATGAGGAGGACGGCGGGGACAGTAGGCTGCGCCCCGGCGTCGCCGGCTCTGGGGAGGCTCCTTCACCGGGCACGCGCGGCTCCGGCTTCCAGCCTCCGCCGAGCTCTTCCTCGGCGGGCTCCGCCATCCTGGCTACGCCCGCCTCCGGGCGGCCCGGAGAAGGACCTCCCCTGCCGCCGGCTCCGGCGAACGCAACTCACGCCGAGTCCGAATCCCTCGCTCCCGGCCTGCTCATGCGCCGCGCGCGGCCCGACGACGTGCCCGGCATCGCCGGCGTGATGGCCGATTACGTCATGCAGGGCGTGCTCCTGCCGCGCCCAGTCAGCGAGCTGTACCAGTGCGTGCGCGAATTCCACGTCGTCATGCGCGAGCCCTCGAACGGCGGCGCGCCCGAGGTCGTGGCCTGCGCCGCGCTACGCCTGTTGTGGGGCGACCTCGGCGAGGTGCGCTCGCTGGCGGTGCGCCCCGATCATCACGGCGCCGGGCTCGGCGCGGCGCTGGTGCGCCGCGTGCTGAACGACGCGCGCGAGCTGAACCTGCCGCGCGTCATCGCGCTCACGCGCGAGGTCGAGTTCTTCGAGCGCTGCGGGTTCACCGTGCATTCGCGCGAGAACCTGCCGCGCAAGGTGTGGACCGATTGCGTGCGCTGTCCGCGGCGTCACGCGTGCGATGAAGTGGCGGTGGTCTGCGATCTGGTTCCGGGCGCGACGGAAGCTGCCGAGCGCGCGGGCCGGTCGTGGACGCTGCCGATTCCGCCGCCGGCGACGGACCCCTCGTCGCCGTCGGAGTTGCCGATCGTCTCCTGA
- a CDS encoding argininosuccinate synthase encodes MKKSVKRAVLAYSGGLDTSIIVPWLKENYGCEVICYCSDVGQGAELDGLEARARKSGADGVVVEDLRVPFVRDFCFPALRAGAIYEDKYLLGTSLARPLIAARQVACAEAQGADALAHGCTGKGNDQVRFELTYLALAPQLAVIAPWREWDIVSREDALDYAEKHGVTVLAKKDDLFSRDGNLWHLSHEGGPLEDPAQAPPESMYRLTASADRQPASPEKLTIGFESGRPTRVNGRPLGPVELLETLNAAAARHGVGRVDLVESRLIGMKSRGVYETPGGTVLYAALEDLCRLVLPHDLYRTRQELSTRMADLIYNGLWFSPLRRALQAFVDTALQVASGEVTIELFHGQARAIGRSSAQSLYRPDLASFDMTGYDAHDSRGFIKLFGLPLATAARRGQEAPEPAEATTNG; translated from the coding sequence TCATCGTGCCCTGGCTCAAGGAGAACTATGGCTGCGAGGTGATCTGCTACTGCTCCGACGTCGGTCAGGGAGCGGAACTCGATGGCCTCGAAGCGCGCGCCAGGAAGAGCGGCGCCGACGGCGTGGTGGTGGAAGACTTGCGGGTGCCGTTCGTGCGCGACTTCTGCTTCCCGGCGCTGCGCGCCGGAGCGATCTACGAGGACAAGTACCTGCTCGGCACCTCGCTCGCGCGCCCGCTGATCGCGGCGCGCCAGGTGGCGTGCGCCGAAGCCCAGGGCGCCGACGCGCTCGCCCACGGCTGCACCGGCAAGGGCAACGACCAGGTGCGCTTCGAGCTGACCTATCTGGCGCTGGCGCCCCAGCTCGCCGTGATCGCGCCGTGGCGCGAGTGGGACATCGTCTCGCGTGAGGACGCGCTCGACTACGCCGAGAAACACGGCGTGACGGTGCTGGCGAAAAAAGACGATCTGTTCTCGCGCGACGGCAATCTCTGGCACCTGAGCCACGAGGGCGGCCCGCTCGAGGATCCGGCGCAGGCGCCACCCGAGAGCATGTATCGGCTCACCGCCTCGGCCGACCGCCAGCCGGCCTCGCCCGAGAAACTCACCATCGGCTTCGAGAGCGGGCGGCCCACGCGCGTGAACGGACGCCCCCTCGGCCCGGTCGAGCTGCTCGAGACACTCAATGCCGCGGCGGCGCGCCACGGCGTCGGGCGCGTGGATCTGGTCGAGAGCCGGCTGATCGGCATGAAGTCGCGCGGGGTCTACGAGACGCCGGGCGGCACGGTGCTGTACGCGGCGCTCGAGGATCTGTGCCGCCTGGTGCTGCCGCACGATCTCTACCGCACGCGCCAGGAGCTCAGCACCCGCATGGCGGACCTGATCTACAACGGCCTGTGGTTCTCGCCGCTCCGTCGCGCGCTCCAGGCATTCGTCGATACCGCGCTGCAGGTGGCCTCCGGCGAGGTTACGATCGAGCTCTTCCATGGCCAGGCGCGCGCCATTGGGCGCAGCAGCGCCCAGTCGCTCTACCGCCCGGATCTCGCGTCGTTCGACATGACCGGCTACGACGCCCACGACTCGCGCGGCTTCATCAAGCTGTTCGGCCTGCCGCTCGCGACCGCGGCGCGGCGGGGCCAGGAAGCTCCGGAGCCGGCCGAGGCGACCACGAATGGCTAA